The genomic window ACTCTGACCGGGAGCGAAGCGGCTGGAGCTAGCCTTGCAGCAGCGGCGGGTAAAGCGCTGAAGAAAACAGTCCTAGAACTAGGCGGTAGTGATCCGTTCATTGTGCTAGCCAGCGCTGACCTGGAACAAGCTATTGACACAGCAGTTACTGCTCGCATGTTGAATAATGGCCAATCCTGTATTGCAGCCAAGCGGTTTATTGTCCAAGAAGCGATCGCTGACACGTTCATCCAGGGACTACAAGCCAAATTTCAAGCCCTGAAGATTGGAGATCCAATGCAACCAGACACTGACATTGGCCCCTTAGCGTCACCTGCTATCCTCAAAGACTTGGATGATCAAGTGCAGCAATGTCTGCAAATGGGAGCCACTGCTATCGTAGGTGGTTGTCCGGTGGCCAGTGATCAACTCCCGGAAGCGCTCCGTCACGGCAACTTCTACGCTCCTACCATCCTGATCGACCTACCTCTTGAATCTCCGGCCTACCATGAGGAGTTTTTCGGCCCAGTTGCCCTTGTGTTTCGGGTACCCGACCTAGATAGCGCCATTCAGCTTGCCAATAGCACAGCTTTCGGTCTAGGGGCCAGTGCTTGGACAACTAACGAAGCTGAAGTGCAACGCCTGATTGCTGAATTGGAGTCAGGTTGTGTGTTCATCAATGGTATGGTGAAGTCGGATCCTCGGTTACCCTTTGGTGGCATTAAGCGATCAGGCTACGGACGAGAGCTAGGACAACAGGGCATCTATGAATTTGTGAACATTAAAACCGTCTGGATCAAGTAGCTCTGGAAACTCAAAATTCCTATGCAACATTACATTTCCCCGCGCTTTCTGGACAAAGTTGCGGTGCATATTACCAAAAACTACCTAACGTTACCTGGTGTACGAGTGCCCCTAATTTTGGGGATTCATGGCCGCAAGGGTGAGGGCAAGTCTTATCAGTGTGAGCTAGTGTTTGAACGCATGGGCATTGAGGCTGTGCGTATGTCAGCCGGGGAGTTAGAAAGTCCTGATGCTGGAGATCCTTCGCGGTTGATTCGCCTGCGTTATCGAGAAGCCGCAGAGCTGATTCGAGTCCGGGGCCAAATGGCGGTGTTGATGATTAATGATCTAGATGCAGGTGCAGGCAGACTGGATCGCACCACGCAATATACCGTCAATACTCAGCTTGTGCATGGCACCTTGATGAATATTGCTGACAACCCCACCAACGTGCAGCTTCCTGGTAGCTATGATGAAACGCCGTTACATCGAGTACCTATTTTGGTGACAGGTAACGACTTTTCAACCCTGTACGCACCGCTAGTTCGTGACGGCCGCATGGAAAAGTTTTACTGGGAGCCAGATCGCAACGATCGCATCGGCATTGTGGGGGGCATTTTTGGCGGTGATTTGTCTTCCCAA from Cyanobacteriota bacterium includes these protein-coding regions:
- a CDS encoding NAD-dependent succinate-semialdehyde dehydrogenase; protein product: MPIATINPATGETVKVFTPITAAELEARLSLAAQAFQVYRHTSLAERSAWLHQVAQHLEDNRQTYAALMTLEMGKPIKAAIAEVEKSAWVCRFYADQAADFLAPIPVSTDASRSFVCHQPLGVILAVMPWNFPFWQVFRFAAPALMAGNVGILKHASNVPQSALAIEAIFQQAGLPRGVFQTLLVGADQVAAIVADDRVKAATLTGSEAAGASLAAAAGKALKKTVLELGGSDPFIVLASADLEQAIDTAVTARMLNNGQSCIAAKRFIVQEAIADTFIQGLQAKFQALKIGDPMQPDTDIGPLASPAILKDLDDQVQQCLQMGATAIVGGCPVASDQLPEALRHGNFYAPTILIDLPLESPAYHEEFFGPVALVFRVPDLDSAIQLANSTAFGLGASAWTTNEAEVQRLIAELESGCVFINGMVKSDPRLPFGGIKRSGYGRELGQQGIYEFVNIKTVWIK